The Spirosoma foliorum genome has a window encoding:
- a CDS encoding J domain-containing protein, with product MNVQSSLPAPHPAKDDLLAQIRALEAQIALLEEEKAACQYQIDRYYRLFRLQLGDLLTQTVELQLTLSLRKAAQTGRRSDAETAKAWQDTFEKTNRAVREAVAHQPTDFDEIAEREIRRLYRQAVMLAHPDRHVNDPDRMAQATTYMARLNDAYQRRDLTTVRQLVQDLNDGLLFITRPETNLDLEALREWHQRLVGRQAGLQTEVNHLKATEAYQCIANDIDLIAHFANLREQMQQQLVHLQHQFQSS from the coding sequence ATGAACGTCCAATCGTCCCTGCCTGCTCCGCACCCTGCCAAAGATGATCTACTGGCTCAGATTCGGGCGTTAGAGGCTCAAATTGCGCTGTTGGAGGAAGAGAAAGCAGCCTGTCAATACCAGATTGACCGATATTATCGCCTGTTCCGGCTCCAACTCGGCGACCTGCTTACACAGACCGTTGAACTTCAATTGACATTATCACTCCGAAAAGCAGCTCAGACTGGCCGACGGAGTGATGCCGAAACAGCGAAAGCCTGGCAAGATACGTTTGAGAAAACCAATCGGGCCGTGCGGGAGGCCGTTGCCCACCAGCCTACTGACTTCGACGAGATTGCAGAACGGGAAATCCGACGACTCTATCGGCAAGCCGTTATGCTGGCCCACCCCGATCGGCATGTCAATGATCCCGATCGCATGGCGCAGGCAACAACCTATATGGCTCGGCTCAACGACGCCTATCAGCGTCGGGACCTCACAACCGTCCGTCAGTTGGTGCAGGACCTCAACGATGGATTGCTCTTCATAACCAGGCCTGAAACGAACCTCGATCTGGAGGCATTACGCGAATGGCATCAACGGCTTGTGGGTCGTCAGGCAGGGTTGCAAACCGAAGTCAATCATCTGAAAGCGACCGAAGCTTATCAATGCATCGCCAACGACATTGACTTAATCGCTCATTTTGCCAACCTGCGGGAACAGATGCAGCAACAGCTAGTCCATCTGCAACACCAATTCCAATCGTCATAA
- a CDS encoding T9SS type A sorting domain-containing protein yields MVPFSTTGEFVSGNAFTVEIASAVGDSASRKYTPIGNGVVQSGGISTSIPGTFASGQYYVRVIALNAPYPILGTRSPTLLTVRAAPTASISASSNVIFNGQSVELNFALTGEAPWTVTYSNGTQVAAFGTNSNVFSATVTPNTTTTYKLLTVSNGCGSGKIEGVDTVRVRVDVLTAEEDLLSNSVKVYPVPTDGTVTVDIDLSLQKEAAQLQLVGPNGAIFEQVTTKKRQTQLDLNKEPAGTYLLHITIGDRSTVRKILKL; encoded by the coding sequence GTGGTACCGTTTTCAACTACGGGTGAGTTCGTATCCGGAAATGCCTTCACCGTCGAAATTGCGAGTGCCGTTGGCGATTCAGCCTCCCGAAAATACACTCCCATTGGTAATGGCGTTGTTCAAAGTGGTGGCATTAGCACCAGTATTCCGGGTACGTTTGCTTCCGGTCAGTACTATGTTCGGGTAATTGCCTTAAACGCGCCCTATCCGATTCTGGGAACACGGAGCCCAACCTTACTTACGGTGAGAGCTGCCCCAACTGCGTCGATAAGTGCCAGCAGTAATGTCATTTTTAACGGACAAAGCGTTGAACTCAATTTCGCGTTGACTGGCGAGGCACCCTGGACGGTAACTTATTCGAATGGCACGCAGGTTGCCGCATTTGGTACAAATTCGAATGTGTTTTCGGCGACCGTTACGCCCAATACGACAACTACCTATAAGCTACTGACGGTATCTAACGGGTGTGGCTCCGGCAAGATAGAAGGCGTTGATACGGTACGGGTTCGTGTCGATGTGTTAACGGCAGAAGAGGATTTGTTGAGCAATTCGGTGAAAGTATATCCCGTTCCGACGGATGGTACCGTAACGGTTGATATTGATTTATCGCTTCAGAAGGAAGCTGCCCAGTTGCAATTGGTAGGGCCTAACGGAGCTATTTTCGAGCAGGTAACGACTAAAAAACGCCAGACCCAGTTAGACTTGAACAAGGAGCCTGCGGGTACGTATTTGTTACACATTACCATCGGCGACCGCTCAACTGTCCGCAAAATCCTTAAATTGTAA
- a CDS encoding Ig-like domain-containing protein produces MISYIRVLICILIVSLLCTTITLAQQLTITSVTPNPVCASSSITVSYSYTAGDPGTLLLNLNGPGTSDAFIGSTGVVSGGNGSMQGTIPADRTTGTYTVRLIRISGTSGAIVNSPPSNGFTVNALPPAPTVSNLAYCLGATGIQPLTATGQNLTWYPASTGGGGTTVAPTPPTSATGTTNYYVSQTVNGCEGPRATLQVTINRPPAKPTVVSSLSYCQNSTAPSLAGAVTSGSNLKWYSSAMGGVGSTVAPTPSTDNAISTTYYVSQTNFSNQTDGSACESDRAEITVTIKAAPAAPSVTTPVTYCQDAVASPLSASAVSGGTLNWYGPSNNALGSTAPTPPTSSPGTTFYSVSQTVSGCEGAKATIQVTVNTRPVAPTTTPVNVCQNTTPVSLATGITSGTNLRWYLNSTGGTGSTVAPSPATTTVGSTPYYVSQVDNNGCESDRAVLTFIVNGYPSAPTVNPNTLTYCQNATAASLTAITTPSPGGTLNFYLVSTGGTPYADLTPSTAASNNYYVSQTVKGCESTTRATISIIVNTLPAAPAVTTPVTYCQFTVAAPLSATAATNNTLYWYGMNSSGGSGSTTAPTPPTSADGTFFYYVSQKDPVGCEGSRSQISVTIYPKPAAPAVTNASACLSAVAGSLVSSVTATGTLTWYTASSGGTGSTVAPTLSTTATGTTTYYVTQTSSSGCESDRAAITFTVNPLPPAPTVASPPSILYCQDVTAAALTATGTNLKWYTAQTGGALLPTPFTPPTNVAGAIPYYVSQTDGNGCESARTEFTVVTASRPVPPTVSSTPVVYCQYDTPVSLTATALPGNTLVWYGQSETGGTASTGSGFTIPTTDPAVSTRYYVSQKDGNNCESTTRSFITVTVNAKPAAPTTTSITLCQNASTVSLQTGVTSGSNLKWYDAQTGGTMYTGTPVLSTSAVGSTTYYVSQTSGDGCESDRSAVVVTVKPLPVAPTVTPNPQLLCQSSVPSPLTAIATGTLRWYDTNGNVYTSVTPSTNAVGPLSYSVSQIVDGCEGPKAALNIVVIPKPAVPTVTSSIAACQLSTPVALTAVGTNLKWYTDPTAGTPSTIAPTPSTNTPGPTTYYVTQTDANGCESDRASILVQIKPKPNAPGTVPVSFCSNQVTALTATFDPGTTPNWYGQNPASTPTATATIPTTAVIGAPINYYVSQTLDGCESDQAAIAVTIKALPVAPTVSTTPVLYCQDATAAPLSATAASGGTLNWYTVSTGGNASSTAPIPPTTTGTPLTTYYYVSQTVDGCEGPRATIAVTINPRPVAPTVTASLSYCQNATATPLNAIAPGTLKWYADPTTTTVIPTPTPSTTTPGPTSYYVTQTDVNGCESNRASITVTIIATPTAPVTTTATFCQDATPVALTATASLGGTLNWYTTSVGGVPTSTAPFPPTSATGTTTYYVSQSINGCEGPRASLDVVVLPRPVAPAVSTTPLNYCQNAVSVPLSATASTGATLNWYIVPTGGTPSSVSPTPSTSGVGSTIYYVSQTVNGCEGPRASITVTIKSLPTAPSVNPTVNICQNTPPITLTATASSGGTLNWYTVSIGGTPSSTAPIITTSQSGTTTYYVSQIVDGCEGSRAAITVIITATPGAPGTSAISFCLNGAATPLTATASSGATLNWYTTSTGGSPVAAPTPPTSATGTFTYYVSQSSNGCEGPRASLDVTILPRPAAPTVSTSSVSYCQKEVATALTATPSSGGTLNWYTISTGGTASASAPIPPTTTAQTLTYYVSQSVNGCEGPQATITVTIKPLPVAPSINSSTVNFCQGSVATALSATPSPGGILNWYTVPTDGTPSTAAPTPPTSTPGITIYYVSQTVNGCEGPRAAITVTITATPGAPGTSAVSYCLNAVSAPLTAVASLGGTLNWYLNQTGGVSTPIAPSPPTTTAGGLTYYVSQSVNGCEGPRASIAVTIKSLPSAPGLSASALSYCQNATSAPLTAIPSSGGTLNWYTVPVNGSPSQTAPTPPTSVVGILNYYVSQTVNGCEGDRVNIAVNIKALPTAPGVATAPIVYCQGVIATALTASPTSGGSLNWYTTQTGGVASSIAPIPPTTSPGYFTYFVSQTVSGCEGPMASITVLIQPTPPAPTVGNAPIYCQGGTSTALSAVATSGGTLSWYTTPTGGTGSAIPPVPPVTAAGTVTYYVSQNVNGCEGPRVSLVATIKASPSVPAVTASPTYCQNAVAAPLTATPNGGVLNWYTASAGGSASSIAPVPPTTTPGTQVYYVSQTDANGCESNRAPVTVKINPLPVAPSTTPATFCQGSVATALVATAGSGGSLNWYTTPTGGTSTPLAPTPITTNSGVLPYYVSQTDINGCESPRSLLLVTITAMPAPPVFPAIAPVCQNSTPFVLAAAGQSLKWYADATTTASLGSAVTQTTTVPGTFVYYVSQTVNSCESARATAQVVVNPLPAAPAVAANQNGCQDAIVQPLTATGTALQWYDGNDNLISPPTPVTKVDITQSYSYKVTQTINGCVSPKATINYVVNVTPLPTVVSPIAFCQNTTPRPLTASGTNLKWTDPTGAVTTNAPTPPTAVVTAGTSYSVTQTSALGCESRKAEIRVAINSASAAKLEGTSSIYLGNSAVLTLTLSGVGPYSYTLSDGTNGTAETAPNGEATVRKISVTPATSTTYAVTGVANACGNGTVTGGGCGNRQSTYHCYQCAVDIRSLYQHIVCGTVFNYG; encoded by the coding sequence ATGATTTCGTACATACGTGTATTGATATGTATACTAATCGTCTCGCTGCTTTGCACTACGATTACCCTGGCTCAACAATTGACCATTACCTCGGTCACACCGAATCCCGTTTGCGCCAGCTCGTCCATCACCGTTTCCTACAGTTATACCGCTGGTGATCCGGGTACACTTCTTCTCAATTTAAATGGACCGGGTACAAGCGATGCATTTATAGGGAGTACAGGAGTCGTCAGTGGCGGTAATGGCAGTATGCAAGGCACGATTCCGGCGGATCGCACCACCGGTACTTACACGGTCAGGTTGATCCGCATATCAGGCACATCAGGAGCGATTGTAAATAGTCCACCCAGCAACGGCTTTACGGTTAATGCGTTGCCCCCAGCACCTACGGTCTCGAATTTGGCTTACTGCCTGGGTGCTACTGGCATTCAACCCCTGACTGCTACCGGTCAAAACCTAACCTGGTATCCGGCTTCGACAGGTGGCGGGGGAACAACGGTTGCACCCACCCCGCCCACCTCAGCCACAGGCACCACCAATTACTATGTCAGCCAGACCGTCAATGGCTGCGAAGGCCCCAGAGCTACTTTGCAAGTAACCATAAATCGACCACCGGCTAAGCCGACCGTCGTTTCGTCGTTGTCGTATTGCCAGAATAGCACCGCTCCTTCGTTAGCCGGAGCTGTTACCTCGGGCAGTAATCTGAAATGGTATAGCTCAGCAATGGGGGGCGTTGGCTCTACCGTAGCGCCCACACCTTCCACCGATAATGCAATTTCGACTACCTACTATGTAAGCCAGACGAATTTCAGTAATCAAACCGATGGGAGTGCTTGTGAGAGTGATCGGGCTGAGATTACAGTGACCATTAAAGCGGCTCCTGCTGCCCCCTCGGTCACCACTCCAGTAACCTATTGTCAGGATGCGGTAGCGAGTCCCTTGTCGGCTAGCGCTGTTAGTGGTGGAACCCTGAACTGGTATGGGCCGTCCAATAATGCCTTGGGCAGTACGGCTCCCACGCCCCCTACTTCCTCGCCGGGCACTACCTTTTACTCCGTTAGCCAGACAGTCAGTGGTTGTGAAGGCGCGAAAGCCACGATTCAGGTAACGGTCAACACCCGGCCAGTTGCTCCAACAACCACGCCCGTTAATGTTTGTCAGAATACGACGCCCGTTTCGTTAGCGACGGGCATTACCTCTGGCACGAACCTGCGATGGTATCTGAATTCTACGGGTGGGACTGGCTCCACGGTGGCTCCATCGCCCGCGACAACCACGGTGGGATCAACTCCATATTATGTGAGTCAGGTTGACAACAACGGTTGTGAAAGCGATCGGGCGGTACTTACCTTCATTGTCAATGGGTATCCATCGGCTCCTACCGTTAATCCAAATACCCTAACGTACTGCCAAAATGCAACAGCGGCATCATTAACGGCAATTACGACCCCATCGCCCGGTGGAACGTTAAACTTCTATCTTGTTTCTACAGGCGGAACACCTTATGCTGACCTGACTCCTTCAACAGCAGCCAGTAATAACTATTATGTTAGCCAGACCGTGAAGGGGTGTGAGAGCACGACTCGGGCAACCATTTCGATCATTGTCAATACGTTGCCTGCAGCGCCAGCTGTAACAACACCAGTTACCTATTGCCAATTCACGGTGGCGGCTCCGTTGAGCGCTACAGCTGCCACGAATAATACGCTGTATTGGTACGGCATGAACTCCTCCGGCGGATCTGGTTCGACAACGGCACCAACCCCACCGACTAGTGCTGATGGTACTTTCTTCTACTATGTTAGCCAAAAAGATCCAGTTGGTTGTGAGGGTAGTCGATCACAAATCAGTGTTACCATTTATCCTAAACCAGCGGCTCCTGCCGTAACTAACGCTAGTGCCTGTCTGAGCGCTGTTGCGGGTTCCTTAGTCTCATCAGTCACCGCAACAGGTACACTGACATGGTATACGGCCTCCAGTGGTGGTACAGGATCTACAGTGGCTCCCACCTTATCAACTACTGCCACAGGAACGACCACCTATTACGTCACGCAGACAAGTAGTAGCGGTTGCGAGAGTGATCGGGCAGCGATCACCTTTACCGTGAATCCACTACCTCCGGCTCCAACGGTGGCCTCTCCACCTTCGATTTTATACTGTCAGGATGTGACGGCTGCGGCTCTAACCGCTACGGGAACAAACCTGAAATGGTATACTGCGCAAACGGGTGGCGCCCTCTTGCCAACCCCTTTTACTCCCCCAACGAATGTGGCGGGTGCGATTCCCTATTATGTAAGCCAGACGGATGGCAATGGGTGTGAAAGCGCGCGCACAGAGTTCACGGTAGTCACTGCCTCCAGACCTGTTCCGCCAACGGTTAGTTCAACACCCGTCGTTTACTGCCAGTACGATACACCTGTTTCCCTGACTGCGACGGCCCTTCCCGGAAATACACTCGTATGGTATGGTCAGAGCGAAACTGGTGGTACAGCCTCAACGGGTTCAGGGTTCACCATACCAACAACTGATCCTGCTGTTTCTACTCGTTACTACGTCAGTCAGAAAGATGGGAATAATTGTGAGAGCACCACTCGGTCATTTATTACCGTTACAGTGAATGCTAAACCCGCTGCGCCCACCACAACGTCTATTACACTTTGCCAGAATGCCAGTACGGTTTCGTTACAAACAGGAGTTACCTCAGGCAGTAATCTAAAATGGTATGATGCGCAAACTGGCGGTACTATGTATACCGGAACGCCTGTTCTCTCTACCTCTGCCGTGGGTTCCACCACGTACTACGTGAGCCAGACCAGTGGCGATGGCTGCGAGAGCGATCGGAGCGCTGTTGTGGTAACGGTTAAACCTCTTCCTGTGGCACCTACCGTAACGCCGAACCCCCAATTGCTCTGCCAGAGTTCGGTACCGAGTCCATTAACGGCCATCGCTACAGGAACCCTGCGGTGGTATGATACTAATGGAAATGTCTATACGTCGGTAACTCCTTCGACAAACGCCGTTGGTCCTCTGTCGTATTCGGTAAGCCAGATTGTGGATGGTTGCGAAGGCCCAAAGGCTGCCCTGAACATTGTCGTGATTCCCAAACCAGCAGTGCCAACGGTGACCAGTTCGATTGCTGCCTGCCAATTGTCAACGCCAGTTGCGCTGACGGCTGTGGGCACTAACCTGAAGTGGTATACAGACCCAACGGCAGGAACTCCATCAACCATAGCGCCAACACCTTCCACAAATACACCTGGCCCAACTACCTATTATGTTACCCAAACGGACGCCAATGGTTGTGAAAGCGACCGGGCATCCATTTTGGTTCAGATTAAACCCAAGCCCAATGCACCTGGAACGGTACCCGTTAGCTTCTGTTCTAATCAGGTTACGGCTCTGACCGCCACGTTCGATCCAGGCACGACGCCAAACTGGTACGGCCAAAATCCCGCAAGTACGCCAACTGCAACCGCGACAATTCCAACAACTGCTGTCATTGGAGCACCGATCAATTACTACGTTAGCCAGACGCTGGACGGCTGCGAAAGTGACCAGGCAGCTATTGCCGTTACTATCAAGGCTCTTCCTGTAGCGCCAACGGTTAGCACCACCCCCGTTTTATATTGTCAGGATGCCACCGCAGCACCTTTATCGGCTACTGCGGCCAGTGGTGGAACGCTCAACTGGTATACGGTATCTACAGGCGGCAATGCTTCCTCCACGGCACCCATTCCACCAACAACCACCGGCACGCCACTTACTACCTACTACTATGTGAGCCAGACGGTTGACGGCTGCGAAGGGCCACGGGCCACCATTGCGGTTACCATTAACCCGAGACCAGTTGCACCAACGGTTACTGCATCGCTATCCTACTGCCAGAATGCAACGGCAACTCCCCTTAACGCCATCGCGCCAGGAACGTTGAAGTGGTACGCCGATCCAACAACGACTACCGTCATCCCGACGCCAACGCCGTCAACAACTACACCCGGCCCTACTAGCTATTATGTAACGCAAACCGATGTCAATGGCTGTGAGAGCAACCGGGCTAGTATTACCGTAACGATTATTGCCACCCCCACGGCGCCCGTTACCACAACCGCCACATTCTGTCAGGATGCTACGCCCGTTGCGTTGACGGCCACGGCTAGTTTGGGCGGCACGCTGAACTGGTATACCACTTCAGTTGGAGGTGTACCAACGTCAACCGCGCCTTTCCCGCCAACATCAGCTACGGGTACTACCACCTATTATGTTAGCCAGAGTATTAACGGATGTGAAGGGCCAAGAGCCAGCCTGGACGTTGTCGTCCTTCCTCGACCAGTGGCTCCTGCGGTCAGTACCACCCCGCTAAACTACTGTCAGAATGCAGTATCCGTTCCACTATCGGCTACGGCCAGCACGGGCGCTACGCTGAACTGGTACATAGTTCCAACCGGCGGAACGCCAAGTTCGGTGAGCCCAACTCCGTCTACGTCAGGAGTTGGATCTACTATTTATTACGTGAGCCAAACGGTGAATGGTTGTGAGGGACCACGGGCTAGTATTACGGTTACAATCAAGTCGCTACCCACGGCTCCTAGTGTTAACCCTACGGTCAATATCTGTCAGAATACGCCACCCATCACCTTGACGGCTACGGCCAGTTCGGGAGGGACGCTAAACTGGTATACTGTATCGATAGGAGGGACGCCATCGTCGACAGCACCCATAATCACGACGAGTCAATCCGGCACCACTACGTACTACGTGAGTCAGATTGTGGATGGCTGCGAAGGGTCACGAGCGGCTATTACGGTAATCATTACCGCTACGCCGGGAGCACCGGGCACATCGGCCATAAGTTTCTGTCTGAATGGAGCCGCAACGCCCTTAACCGCAACGGCCAGCTCTGGCGCTACGCTGAATTGGTATACGACTTCAACCGGCGGATCGCCCGTTGCAGCGCCAACGCCACCCACCTCGGCTACGGGTACCTTTACCTACTATGTGAGTCAGAGTTCGAATGGTTGTGAAGGTCCTCGGGCTAGTCTGGATGTGACCATACTACCTCGGCCAGCAGCGCCTACGGTGAGCACCAGTTCGGTAAGTTACTGTCAAAAAGAGGTCGCCACGGCGTTAACTGCTACACCGAGTAGTGGTGGCACATTGAACTGGTACACGATTTCGACGGGTGGAACGGCGAGCGCTTCGGCCCCTATTCCGCCGACAACAACCGCGCAGACGCTTACATACTACGTTAGCCAAAGTGTTAATGGTTGTGAAGGTCCTCAGGCTACGATTACTGTCACGATCAAGCCCTTGCCTGTTGCACCTAGCATCAATTCCAGCACGGTAAACTTTTGCCAGGGTAGTGTGGCTACAGCCTTGTCAGCTACACCTAGCCCTGGCGGTATCCTGAATTGGTATACTGTGCCAACCGATGGTACACCAAGTACAGCAGCCCCAACGCCACCCACATCGACACCAGGTATTACAATCTATTATGTTAGTCAGACCGTTAATGGTTGTGAAGGTCCTCGGGCAGCTATTACGGTGACCATTACGGCCACGCCTGGCGCACCAGGCACATCGGCGGTGAGCTACTGTCTGAATGCCGTTTCTGCACCACTAACAGCAGTAGCCAGTCTTGGCGGTACCTTGAACTGGTACCTTAACCAGACTGGTGGTGTATCGACGCCCATTGCGCCTTCTCCACCGACCACAACGGCGGGTGGTCTCACGTACTACGTCAGCCAGAGCGTTAACGGCTGTGAAGGACCACGAGCTAGCATTGCGGTTACGATCAAATCGCTGCCCTCGGCTCCTGGTCTCAGTGCCAGTGCGTTGAGCTATTGCCAGAACGCGACGTCTGCTCCTTTAACGGCCATTCCTAGCTCGGGTGGTACCTTAAACTGGTATACTGTGCCAGTCAATGGAAGTCCGAGTCAGACGGCACCAACTCCGCCAACCTCAGTGGTAGGTATTCTTAATTACTACGTCAGCCAAACGGTTAACGGTTGTGAGGGTGACCGGGTTAATATCGCTGTTAACATTAAAGCATTGCCCACGGCTCCGGGTGTTGCTACAGCCCCAATCGTTTATTGTCAGGGCGTTATAGCCACTGCGTTAACGGCATCGCCAACCAGTGGTGGCAGTTTGAACTGGTATACCACGCAAACGGGCGGAGTGGCTTCGTCGATAGCTCCTATACCGCCAACCACCTCACCGGGATACTTTACCTACTTTGTGAGTCAGACCGTTAGTGGTTGCGAAGGGCCAATGGCTTCCATTACTGTACTCATCCAGCCCACGCCCCCCGCGCCAACCGTTGGAAACGCACCCATTTATTGCCAGGGTGGTACCTCCACAGCCTTGTCGGCTGTGGCGACCAGTGGGGGTACGTTGAGCTGGTATACAACGCCAACAGGGGGGACGGGTTCCGCAATTCCGCCCGTTCCGCCGGTTACGGCTGCGGGTACGGTTACGTACTATGTCAGCCAGAATGTGAATGGCTGCGAAGGGCCACGAGTTAGCCTGGTCGCAACCATAAAAGCGTCTCCATCAGTGCCCGCCGTAACAGCCTCGCCTACGTACTGTCAGAATGCAGTTGCGGCTCCTTTAACAGCTACACCAAACGGCGGTGTGTTGAACTGGTACACGGCTTCGGCGGGGGGCAGTGCCTCGTCTATAGCGCCGGTTCCTCCAACAACTACGCCCGGAACCCAGGTCTATTATGTAAGTCAGACCGATGCCAATGGCTGCGAGAGTAACCGGGCACCCGTAACGGTTAAGATAAATCCGCTTCCAGTGGCACCTTCCACAACACCAGCTACTTTCTGCCAGGGCTCGGTAGCCACAGCACTTGTTGCGACGGCGGGGAGTGGAGGTTCGCTGAACTGGTATACAACGCCAACGGGTGGAACGAGCACACCGCTGGCACCGACACCCATTACAACGAATTCGGGCGTGTTGCCTTATTATGTGAGCCAGACCGATATCAATGGCTGTGAAAGCCCCAGGAGTTTGCTACTCGTGACGATTACGGCCATGCCAGCGCCACCTGTTTTCCCGGCAATAGCGCCAGTATGTCAGAATAGTACGCCTTTTGTTCTGGCGGCTGCCGGGCAAAGCCTGAAATGGTATGCCGATGCAACCACAACAGCAAGTCTGGGTAGTGCAGTTACACAGACAACTACGGTTCCCGGAACGTTTGTTTACTACGTCAGTCAGACCGTGAACTCGTGTGAAAGCGCCCGAGCAACGGCGCAGGTTGTTGTTAATCCCTTGCCAGCTGCGCCAGCGGTAGCTGCCAATCAAAACGGGTGCCAGGACGCCATCGTACAGCCACTTACCGCTACAGGTACGGCCCTTCAATGGTATGATGGGAACGACAACCTGATTTCGCCCCCAACGCCTGTAACTAAGGTTGACATTACCCAATCGTACAGCTATAAAGTGACGCAAACGATCAACGGTTGTGTGAGCCCCAAAGCCACAATTAACTATGTCGTTAACGTTACGCCATTGCCAACGGTTGTTTCGCCCATTGCCTTCTGTCAGAACACAACTCCGAGACCGTTAACGGCTTCGGGAACCAATTTGAAATGGACTGATCCGACGGGAGCTGTAACGACAAACGCACCGACTCCACCCACGGCCGTCGTAACTGCCGGTACCAGTTATTCGGTTACCCAGACAAGTGCGCTAGGTTGTGAAAGCCGGAAAGCCGAGATCAGGGTTGCCATCAATTCAGCGTCGGCGGCTAAACTGGAAGGTACTTCGTCTATTTATCTGGGTAATTCAGCGGTACTCACTCTGACGCTATCAGGCGTAGGGCCTTATAGCTATACGCTTTCCGATGGAACCAACGGAACGGCAGAAACAGCCCCAAATGGGGAGGCAACCGTCCGTAAAATTTCTGTTACGCCGGCCACCAGCACAACCTATGCCGTAACGGGTGTCGCGAATGCCTGTGGGAATGGCACAGTAACAGGGGGGGGCTGCGGTAACCGTCAAAGTACCTACCATTGCTACCAATGCGCTGTCGACATCCGTAGTCTGTACCAACACATCGTTTGTGGTACCGTTTTCAACTACGGGTGA